Proteins co-encoded in one Candidatus Thiodictyon syntrophicum genomic window:
- a CDS encoding tetratricopeptide repeat protein, protein MPDPGSGRGPGPSPENLGLARGRHSAHFLVVLRAANERYKEGHEGVTAGLAAYDADATQIAAGQGWAAAGTDEDAARLAMDYPGAGAYVLGLHLHPRERVRWLDAGLAAARRLGERGKEGNHLGNLGIAWRNLGKPHKAIGFYQQSLAIAREIGDRWSEGCGNLGLAWSDLGEPRKAIEFYEKSLSIAREIGDRRGEANVLGNLGSAWALLGDPREAMGFFEMSLIISREVGDRRGEGNAIGSLGIAWQDLDEPGKAIGFYEQYLATVHETGDQFGEAAVSFNLGLALETLGDPETARGHMQHALALYELMESPHAETARAWLARHP, encoded by the coding sequence GTGCCGGACCCAGGTTCCGGACGGGGGCCCGGACCCAGCCCGGAGAACCTCGGGCTGGCGCGGGGGCGGCACAGTGCCCATTTCCTCGTGGTCTTGCGGGCGGCCAATGAGCGCTATAAGGAGGGTCACGAGGGGGTCACCGCCGGCCTCGCCGCCTATGACGCAGATGCCACCCAGATCGCCGCCGGACAGGGCTGGGCGGCGGCCGGCACGGACGAGGACGCAGCCCGTCTGGCGATGGACTACCCGGGCGCCGGTGCCTATGTGCTCGGTCTGCACCTGCACCCGCGCGAACGGGTCCGCTGGCTCGATGCCGGGCTCGCCGCCGCCCGCCGGCTCGGCGAGCGGGGGAAGGAGGGCAACCACCTCGGCAACCTCGGCATCGCCTGGAGGAACCTCGGGAAGCCACACAAGGCCATCGGCTTTTATCAACAGTCTCTCGCCATCGCTCGTGAAATCGGAGACCGCTGGAGCGAAGGTTGCGGCAACCTGGGCCTCGCCTGGTCCGACCTCGGCGAGCCGCGCAAGGCCATCGAGTTTTACGAAAAGTCTCTCAGCATCGCCCGAGAAATCGGCGACCGACGCGGCGAGGCCAATGTGCTCGGCAACCTCGGCAGTGCCTGGGCTCTCCTTGGCGATCCGCGCGAGGCCATGGGCTTCTTCGAGATGTCCCTTATCATTTCCCGCGAGGTCGGTGACCGCCGCGGCGAGGGCAACGCTATCGGCAGCCTCGGTATTGCCTGGCAAGACCTCGACGAGCCCGGCAAGGCCATCGGCTTTTACGAACAGTACCTGGCTACAGTCCACGAAACCGGCGACCAGTTCGGCGAGGCCGCCGTGTCATTCAACCTGGGTCTGGCCTTAGAGACGCTGGGCGACCCCGAGACCGCCCGCGGCCATATGCAACACGCCCTGGCACTCTACGAGTTGATGGAGAGCCCTCACGCCGAGACCGCCCGCGCCTGGCTGGCCCGGCACCCCTAG
- a CDS encoding DUF433 domain-containing protein: MTWQQRIRVDPLICHGQACIDGTRVPVSVVLDNLAAGLAEQQIIDSYPPLTTDDVQAAIRYAAELAREQVIDLPQRDAAWDSRAVGRMPAGRSAIAWVPKEAEPPAVFRAGYAGCADREAVGPHSGRYRWVGSAVRTSDPAPARPGDERGRRRVL, translated from the coding sequence ATGACTTGGCAACAGAGAATCCGCGTCGACCCGCTGATCTGCCACGGGCAAGCCTGCATCGACGGCACGCGCGTGCCGGTGTCCGTCGTGCTCGACAACCTCGCCGCCGGTCTCGCCGAACAGCAGATCATCGACAGCTATCCACCCCTGACCACGGACGACGTCCAGGCCGCGATCCGGTATGCGGCGGAGTTGGCTCGCGAACAGGTCATCGACCTGCCGCAGCGCGATGCGGCATGGGATTCAAGGGCTGTAGGTCGGATGCCCGCAGGGCGATCCGCCATTGCGTGGGTACCTAAAGAGGCGGAACCGCCTGCGGTGTTCCGCGCGGGCTACGCGGGCTGCGCCGACCGCGAGGCCGTTGGTCCGCACAGCGGACGCTACAGGTGGGTAGGGTCCGCTGTGCGGACCAGCGATCCCGCGCCCGCCCGCCCGGGTGATGAGCGCGGCCGGCGCCGGGTGCTCTAG
- a CDS encoding error-prone DNA polymerase — protein sequence MTPAYAELLCRSNFSFLRGASHPEELVRRAHELGYSALALTDLCSLAGVVRAHAEARTLGLHLIIGAELRVESGPRLAALAMDRDGYGNLAHLITAARRRSPKGTDRLLAADLADGLPGCLLVWLPEAADGDTEQRAQGEWLKGLCAGRLWIGVIQQRRGADLAWLARLRRLGVDLGLKLTACGEAAMHTANRRPLLDVLTAIRLGVRVDQAGEALAQNREHHLRTRADLARFYPPDLLAQTLELAAACRFSLDELRYEYPDELVPAGVTPAAYLRRLTEEGVTTRWPDGCPPRVRDQIEHELALIAELAYEPYFLTVHDIVRFARARGILCQGRGSAANSAVCYCLGITEVDPARMEMLFERFISRERGEPPDIDVDFEHQRREEVIQYLYTKYGRDRAALAAAVVTYRPKGAVRDVGKALGMDLDQVDRLARNLNWWDGQAVAPERLREVGLDPYNPLVLKTMRLVHEVLGFPRHLSQHVGGFVIARGELSRLVPVENAAMPGRTVIQWDKDDLDTLGLLKVDCLALGMLSAIHRALDLINGFRGSRLTLADIPAEDPRVYAMIQRGETTGVFQIESRAQMSMLPRLKPACFYDLVIEVAIVRPGPIQGDMVHPYLRRRQGLEPVSYPSEAVKEVLGRTLGVPIFQEQVIKVATVAAGFSPGEADQVRRSMAAWRRRSGLEALRGRLVGGMLERGYTREFAEQIYHQILGFGEYGFPESHAASFALLVYVSAWLKHHEPAAFFAALINSQPMGFYAPAQLLREARRVGVEVRPVAVNASDWDCTLEEPEPPDATRAGRPRPQTLRLGLRLIKGLSRAGARRLVAERQQAPWSSLADLIARTGLDRGDLKALARADALAPLAGDRHRAAWSVSGLIGLGPPRRPVQDELALPPPRAAVGLPPLPAPTEGAQIVADYASLGLSLGRHPLALLRPHLSARHLLTALEVGAAAPGARISTAGLVINRQRPGTAHDVTFVTLEDETGQVNLVVWKQLAEQQRAVLLGARLLGVDGEVQREAGVTHLIARRLTDYSALLGGLVTRSRDFC from the coding sequence GTGACCCCGGCCTACGCCGAACTCCTCTGCCGCTCCAATTTCTCCTTCCTGCGCGGCGCCTCGCACCCGGAGGAACTGGTCCGGCGCGCCCATGAACTGGGCTACAGCGCGCTGGCCCTGACCGACCTGTGCTCGCTCGCGGGGGTGGTGCGCGCCCACGCCGAGGCGCGCACCCTGGGGCTGCACCTGATCATCGGGGCCGAGTTGCGGGTGGAGTCAGGCCCGCGCCTGGCGGCACTGGCGATGGACCGGGACGGCTATGGGAACCTCGCGCACCTGATCACGGCGGCGCGGCGGCGCTCGCCCAAGGGGACGGACCGGCTGCTGGCGGCGGACCTGGCCGACGGGCTGCCGGGCTGTCTACTGGTCTGGCTGCCGGAGGCGGCGGACGGTGACACAGAGCAGCGGGCGCAGGGTGAGTGGCTGAAGGGCCTGTGCGCCGGGCGGCTCTGGATCGGCGTGATCCAGCAACGCCGCGGCGCCGATCTGGCCTGGCTCGCGCGGCTGCGCCGCCTGGGCGTGGACCTGGGGCTGAAACTCACCGCCTGCGGGGAGGCGGCGATGCACACCGCGAATCGGCGACCGCTCCTGGATGTACTGACCGCCATCCGGCTCGGGGTGCGGGTGGACCAGGCGGGCGAGGCCCTGGCCCAGAACCGGGAGCATCACCTGCGCACCCGCGCGGACCTCGCGCGCTTCTACCCGCCCGACCTGTTGGCGCAGACCCTGGAGCTGGCCGCCGCCTGCCGCTTCTCACTGGACGAGTTGCGCTACGAGTACCCGGACGAACTGGTCCCGGCGGGCGTCACCCCCGCGGCCTACCTGCGGCGCCTGACCGAGGAAGGTGTGACCACCCGCTGGCCGGACGGCTGCCCGCCCCGGGTGCGCGACCAGATCGAGCACGAACTGGCCCTGATCGCGGAGCTGGCCTACGAGCCCTATTTCCTCACCGTCCACGACATCGTGCGCTTCGCCCGCGCCCGCGGCATCCTCTGCCAGGGCCGGGGCTCGGCCGCCAACTCGGCGGTCTGCTATTGCCTCGGGATCACGGAGGTGGACCCGGCGCGCATGGAGATGCTGTTCGAGCGCTTCATCTCCCGGGAGCGGGGCGAGCCGCCGGACATCGACGTGGACTTCGAGCACCAGCGCCGCGAGGAGGTCATCCAGTATCTCTATACCAAATACGGCCGCGACCGGGCGGCACTGGCCGCCGCGGTGGTCACCTACAGGCCCAAGGGCGCGGTGCGCGATGTCGGCAAGGCCCTGGGGATGGACTTGGACCAGGTCGACCGGCTGGCGCGCAATCTCAACTGGTGGGACGGGCAGGCGGTGGCCCCGGAGCGGCTGCGCGAGGTCGGGCTCGACCCCTATAACCCGCTGGTGCTCAAGACCATGCGGCTGGTCCATGAGGTCCTGGGCTTCCCGCGCCACCTGTCCCAGCATGTGGGCGGTTTCGTGATCGCCCGCGGGGAACTGTCGCGCCTGGTGCCGGTGGAGAACGCGGCCATGCCCGGGCGCACCGTGATCCAGTGGGACAAGGACGACCTGGATACTCTGGGGCTGCTCAAGGTGGACTGCCTGGCGCTCGGGATGCTCTCCGCCATCCACCGCGCCCTGGACCTGATCAATGGGTTCCGCGGCAGCCGGCTGACGCTCGCCGACATCCCGGCCGAGGACCCGCGGGTCTACGCCATGATCCAGCGCGGCGAGACCACCGGGGTCTTCCAGATTGAGTCCCGCGCCCAGATGTCGATGCTGCCGCGCCTGAAGCCCGCCTGTTTCTATGATCTCGTGATCGAGGTCGCGATCGTGCGCCCCGGCCCGATCCAGGGGGACATGGTCCACCCCTATCTGCGCCGTCGCCAGGGGTTGGAGCCGGTGAGCTATCCGTCCGAGGCGGTCAAGGAGGTCCTGGGGCGGACGCTCGGGGTGCCGATCTTCCAGGAGCAGGTCATCAAAGTCGCCACGGTGGCGGCGGGCTTCTCACCGGGCGAGGCGGACCAGGTGCGCCGCTCCATGGCCGCCTGGCGGCGCCGCAGCGGGCTCGAGGCGCTCCGCGGGCGGCTCGTCGGCGGGATGCTGGAGCGGGGCTATACGCGTGAGTTCGCCGAACAGATCTATCACCAGATCCTGGGCTTCGGTGAGTACGGCTTTCCGGAGTCACATGCCGCGAGCTTCGCGCTCCTGGTTTATGTCTCTGCCTGGCTCAAGCACCACGAGCCGGCCGCCTTCTTCGCGGCGCTCATCAACAGCCAGCCGATGGGGTTCTATGCCCCGGCGCAGTTGCTTCGGGAGGCCCGGCGCGTCGGGGTGGAGGTGCGGCCGGTCGCGGTGAACGCGAGTGACTGGGATTGCACCTTGGAGGAGCCCGAGCCTCCTGACGCCACGCGGGCGGGACGCCCGCGCCCCCAAACCCTGCGCCTGGGCCTGCGCCTGATCAAGGGCCTGTCGCGGGCCGGTGCCAGGCGCCTGGTGGCGGAGCGACAGCAGGCCCCCTGGTCAAGCCTCGCCGACCTGATCGCCCGCACGGGCCTGGACCGGGGCGATCTGAAGGCCCTGGCCCGCGCCGACGCATTGGCCCCCCTGGCGGGCGATCGGCACCGGGCGGCCTGGTCGGTCTCCGGGCTCATCGGCCTGGGTCCACCCCGGCGGCCGGTCCAGGACGAACTGGCGCTCCCGCCCCCGCGGGCCGCCGTCGGCCTGCCGCCGCTCCCCGCGCCTACCGAGGGGGCGCAGATCGTCGCCGACTACGCAAGCCTGGGGCTCAGTCTGGGTCGCCACCCCCTGGCCCTGCTGCGCCCGCACCTCAGCGCCCGGCACCTGCTGACCGCCCTTGAGGTCGGGGCGGCGGCGCCGGGGGCGCGGATCAGTACCGCGGGGCTGGTGATCAACCGCCAGCGCCCGGGCACCGCCCACGACGTCACCTTCGTCACGCTGGAGGACGAGACTGGCCAGGTCAACCTGGTGGTGTGGAAGCAACTCGCCGAGCAGCAGCGGGCGGTGCTCCTGGGGGCGCGGTTACTGGGGGTCGATGGGGAGGTGCAGCGGGAGGCGGGGGTGACGCACCTGATCGCCCGGCGCCTGACGGACTATTCGGCCCTGCTCGGCGGGCTCGTCACCCGCTCGCGGGACTTCTGCTGA
- the sohB gene encoding protease SohB → MMDLLLDYALFLAKTLTVLVATVLAVVFAMRARHAGGGSDDGERLEILDLNERYRSLARALKETCLTKKDFRAYVKAEHKREKARAKAQTEERKRLFVIDFSGDIRATEVAALRVLVTTILLDAKAGDAVLVRVENAGGTVHEHGLAASQLARLRARGVHLTVAVDKIAASGGYLMACVADRIVAAPFAVLGSIGVLAELPNFHRLLERHGVDFELQTAGQYKRTLTLFGENTDAARQKLQEQLEETHNLFKGFVHEYRPALDLELVATGEYWHGNRAVELGLVDAIQTSDDLLLTESEHRDLLQLKYTAKKKPIERLLASLQGALAGRLAAWAGRLAQSPR, encoded by the coding sequence ATGATGGACCTGCTGCTCGACTATGCCCTGTTCCTGGCCAAGACCCTCACGGTGCTGGTGGCCACGGTGCTGGCGGTGGTCTTCGCCATGCGCGCCCGCCACGCGGGGGGCGGGTCTGACGACGGCGAGCGTCTGGAGATCCTGGATCTCAATGAGCGCTACCGCAGCCTCGCGCGGGCGCTCAAGGAGACCTGCCTGACCAAAAAGGACTTCCGGGCCTATGTCAAGGCCGAGCACAAACGCGAGAAGGCGCGCGCGAAGGCCCAGACGGAGGAGCGCAAGCGGCTGTTCGTCATCGACTTCAGCGGTGACATCCGGGCCACCGAGGTGGCCGCGCTGCGCGTCCTGGTCACCACCATCCTGCTTGATGCGAAGGCGGGCGACGCAGTCCTGGTGCGGGTCGAGAACGCCGGCGGCACCGTCCACGAGCACGGCCTGGCCGCCTCCCAACTGGCCCGCCTGCGGGCGCGCGGGGTGCATCTGACGGTTGCGGTGGACAAGATCGCCGCCAGCGGGGGCTATCTGATGGCCTGTGTGGCGGACCGGATCGTGGCCGCCCCCTTCGCCGTGCTGGGCTCCATCGGTGTGCTGGCCGAGCTGCCCAACTTCCACCGCCTCCTGGAGCGCCACGGGGTGGACTTCGAGTTGCAGACCGCCGGGCAGTACAAGCGCACCCTGACCCTCTTCGGCGAGAACACCGACGCCGCGCGGCAAAAGCTCCAGGAACAGTTGGAGGAGACCCATAACCTGTTCAAGGGCTTCGTGCACGAGTACCGCCCCGCCTTAGACCTGGAACTGGTCGCCACCGGTGAGTATTGGCACGGCAACCGGGCGGTGGAACTGGGCCTGGTGGACGCCATCCAGACCAGCGACGACCTGCTGCTGACCGAAAGCGAGCACCGCGACCTCTTGCAGCTCAAGTACACCGCCAAAAAGAAGCCCATCGAGCGGCTGCTGGCGAGCCTGCAGGGGGCCCTGGCGGGGCGCCTGGCGGCCTGGGCCGGGCGCCTGGCTCAGAGTCCTCGATGA
- a CDS encoding thymidylate synthase, with translation MRQYLDLLQDVVDHGSDKPDRTGVGTRSVFGRQVRFDLRAGFPLLTTKRVHFKSVVEELLWFLSGSTDNNELKARGVGIWDEWAAPSGDLGPIYGAQWRSWRCPDGRTIDQLAELIATIRARPDSRRLVVSAWNPADLPDETRSPQVNAAAGRMALAPCHCLFQFYVADGCLSCQLYQRSADLFLGVPFNIASYALLTHLVAQQCDLGVGEFVHSFGDLHLYRNHLTDDIVFAQLARNPRPLPRLALARRPPSLFDYRFEDLTVLGYEPHPVIRAPIAV, from the coding sequence ATGCGCCAATACCTGGATCTGCTGCAAGACGTGGTCGACCACGGCAGCGACAAGCCGGACCGCACCGGCGTGGGCACCCGCTCGGTGTTCGGGCGCCAGGTGCGCTTCGACCTGCGCGCGGGGTTTCCGCTGCTGACCACCAAGCGCGTACACTTCAAGAGTGTGGTCGAGGAGTTGCTGTGGTTTCTGTCCGGTTCCACCGATAACAACGAACTGAAGGCCCGCGGGGTCGGCATCTGGGACGAGTGGGCGGCGCCGTCCGGCGACCTGGGGCCGATCTACGGTGCCCAGTGGCGCAGTTGGCGCTGCCCGGACGGGCGTACCATCGATCAGCTTGCGGAGTTGATCGCGACCATCCGCGCCCGCCCGGACTCCCGCCGCCTGGTGGTGTCCGCCTGGAACCCGGCGGACCTGCCGGACGAGACCCGCAGTCCCCAGGTCAACGCGGCGGCCGGGCGCATGGCGCTCGCCCCCTGCCATTGTCTCTTCCAGTTCTATGTAGCGGATGGGTGCCTGTCCTGCCAACTCTATCAACGCAGCGCCGACCTCTTTCTCGGCGTCCCCTTCAACATTGCGAGCTATGCGCTCCTCACCCACCTGGTCGCGCAGCAGTGTGACCTGGGGGTGGGCGAGTTCGTGCACAGCTTCGGCGATCTCCACCTCTACCGGAACCACTTAACCGATGACATCGTCTTTGCCCAACTGGCCCGCAACCCCCGGCCGCTCCCCCGGCTCGCACTCGCCCGGCGCCCGCCCAGCCTGTTCGACTACCGCTTCGAGGACCTCACGGTTCTGGGCTACGAGCCCCACCCGGTCATCCGTGCCCCCATCGCGGTGTGA
- the gpmI gene encoding 2,3-bisphosphoglycerate-independent phosphoglycerate mutase, whose product MSIPMTQAPRRPVILIILDGFGLNPSKANNAIAIAQTPKLDDYFSHFPHCALQASGLAVGLPDGQMGNSEVGHMSLGSGCVVKQDLVLIDAAIADGSFFENPVLTAAARAAAAAGRPVHLMGLVSDGGVHSHVNQLVALIDLCRREGARPMVHVFTDGRDTPPRSAKAFLAPVEEALAAADGAIATVTGRYYAMDRDQRWERTEIAWRGLVEGAGRHAADARAGIDEAYAAGEDDEFIRPTIIAGGELIRDGDQVIHFNFRKDRPRQMVEAFFQPDFKPFHRNGVTGVKVTCIMEYDDTYGLPFAFDHDIPRITLGQVLSDAGIPQFHCAETEKYAHVTFFFNGGRGDPFPGEERGLIPSPKVATYDLQPEMSAPAVADTTIAALASGNFPFIVVNFANGDMVGHTAVREAVIEAVRVLDREAGRVMDAARAAGYSIILTADHGNCDEMIDPASGEPHTQHTVYPVPCLVADETQWRLSTGGGLDAIAPTVLQLMGLPIPKQMQGHSLLLGPATV is encoded by the coding sequence ATGAGCATCCCCATGACCCAAGCCCCGCGCCGACCGGTGATCCTGATCATCCTCGACGGCTTCGGCCTCAACCCGAGCAAGGCCAACAACGCCATCGCCATCGCGCAGACGCCCAAGCTCGATGACTATTTTTCGCACTTCCCCCACTGCGCCCTGCAGGCCTCGGGGCTCGCCGTGGGCCTGCCGGACGGGCAGATGGGCAACTCGGAGGTCGGACACATGAGCCTGGGCTCCGGCTGTGTGGTCAAGCAGGATCTCGTCCTGATCGACGCGGCCATCGCCGACGGCAGCTTCTTCGAGAACCCGGTCCTGACCGCCGCCGCCCGCGCCGCCGCCGCCGCGGGCCGGCCGGTCCACCTGATGGGACTGGTCTCGGATGGGGGCGTGCACAGCCATGTGAACCAACTCGTGGCCCTGATCGATCTGTGCCGACGTGAGGGCGCGCGGCCCATGGTCCACGTCTTTACCGACGGGCGCGACACCCCGCCGCGCTCCGCCAAGGCCTTCCTCGCCCCGGTCGAGGAGGCCCTGGCGGCGGCCGACGGGGCCATCGCCACCGTCACCGGGCGCTATTACGCCATGGACCGCGACCAGCGTTGGGAGCGCACCGAGATCGCCTGGCGCGGTCTGGTGGAGGGGGCGGGGCGCCACGCCGCCGACGCCCGCGCCGGGATCGATGAGGCCTACGCGGCGGGTGAGGATGACGAGTTCATCCGCCCCACCATCATCGCCGGCGGCGAGCTGATCCGCGACGGCGATCAGGTCATCCATTTCAACTTCCGCAAGGACCGCCCGCGCCAGATGGTGGAGGCCTTCTTCCAGCCCGACTTCAAGCCCTTCCACCGCAACGGCGTCACCGGGGTGAAGGTCACCTGCATCATGGAATACGACGACACCTACGGCCTGCCCTTCGCCTTCGACCACGACATCCCCCGCATCACCCTGGGCCAGGTCTTGAGCGACGCCGGCATCCCCCAGTTCCACTGCGCCGAGACTGAGAAATACGCCCACGTCACCTTCTTCTTCAACGGCGGGCGGGGCGACCCCTTCCCCGGTGAGGAGCGCGGTCTGATCCCCTCGCCCAAGGTCGCCACCTATGACCTGCAGCCGGAGATGAGCGCCCCCGCGGTGGCCGATACGACCATCGCCGCACTGGCGAGCGGGAACTTCCCCTTCATCGTGGTCAACTTCGCCAACGGCGACATGGTGGGTCACACCGCGGTACGCGAGGCGGTGATCGAGGCGGTGCGGGTGCTCGACCGTGAGGCCGGGCGGGTCATGGACGCGGCGCGGGCGGCGGGCTATTCCATCATCCTCACCGCCGACCACGGCAACTGCGACGAGATGATCGATCCGGCGAGCGGTGAGCCGCATACCCAGCACACCGTCTACCCGGTCCCCTGCCTGGTCGCCGACGAGACCCAGTGGCGTCTGTCCACCGGCGGCGGCCTGGACGCCATAGCGCCGACGGTGCTGCAGCTCATGGGACTGCCGATCCCCAAGCAGATGCAGGGGCACTCGCTGCTGCTGGGGCCGGCGACGGTCTAA
- a CDS encoding glucose-1-phosphate adenylyltransferase, with translation MKTVRSNTDRIIAFVMAGGQGARLQPLTAARSKPSVPFGSRYRIVDFVLSNLVNSQIQTIYLLVQYKSQSLIEHVRKAWTISPLLQNQYVTVVPPQQRHGEHWFQGTADAIHQNINLIEEHRPDLVVIFGADHIYRMDIRQMVDFHRESEADVTIAALPVPLKDAQDFGVIVAEANGRIQAFEEKSPNPTPMAADPTKAFASMGNYVFNTEVLLKALRDTKDAGETDFGHHVLPRLLHTHRLFAYDFATNAIPRIQPYEDPVYWRDLGTIDAYFEAHQDVLGLEPVFDMFNPEWPIYSSNYQGPVARIQGGEISNSLLGAASVVYDGARISNSIIRRETVIEQDVVLENCVVMDYCRVSRGTRLRNVIVDRHNLIAAGEAIGFDPEKDRLRFTVTPGGVTVIPAGRVSYFARDVHGSRRGGYGE, from the coding sequence ATGAAGACTGTTCGCAGCAACACCGATCGTATCATTGCCTTTGTCATGGCCGGCGGCCAGGGGGCGCGACTGCAACCCCTGACGGCGGCGCGCTCCAAGCCCTCGGTGCCCTTCGGCTCGCGCTACCGCATCGTCGACTTCGTCCTCAGCAATCTGGTCAACTCCCAAATCCAGACCATCTATCTGCTGGTCCAGTACAAGTCCCAATCCTTGATCGAGCATGTGCGCAAGGCCTGGACCATCTCACCCCTGCTGCAGAACCAGTACGTGACCGTGGTGCCGCCCCAACAGCGCCACGGCGAGCATTGGTTTCAGGGGACCGCCGATGCCATCCACCAGAACATCAACCTGATCGAGGAGCATCGCCCGGACCTGGTGGTGATCTTCGGCGCCGATCACATCTACCGCATGGACATCCGCCAGATGGTCGACTTCCACCGGGAGAGCGAGGCGGACGTGACCATCGCCGCCCTGCCGGTGCCGCTGAAGGACGCCCAGGACTTCGGGGTCATCGTCGCCGAGGCGAACGGACGCATCCAGGCCTTCGAGGAAAAGTCGCCCAACCCGACCCCCATGGCCGCGGACCCGACCAAGGCCTTTGCCTCCATGGGCAACTATGTTTTCAACACCGAGGTCTTGCTCAAGGCCCTGCGCGATACCAAAGACGCCGGAGAGACCGATTTCGGCCACCATGTGCTGCCGCGCCTGCTGCACACCCACCGGCTGTTCGCCTACGATTTCGCCACCAATGCGATCCCGCGTATCCAGCCCTATGAGGACCCGGTCTATTGGCGCGACCTGGGGACCATCGATGCCTATTTCGAGGCCCATCAGGACGTGCTCGGTCTGGAACCGGTCTTCGATATGTTCAACCCCGAGTGGCCCATCTACTCCAGCAATTACCAGGGCCCGGTCGCGCGCATCCAGGGCGGTGAGATCAGCAACAGCCTGCTCGGGGCGGCCTCGGTAGTCTATGACGGGGCGCGCATCAGCAACTCCATCATCCGGCGCGAGACGGTGATCGAGCAGGACGTGGTGTTGGAGAATTGCGTGGTCATGGATTATTGCCGGGTTTCGCGCGGGACCCGCCTGCGCAACGTCATCGTGGATCGTCACAATCTCATCGCGGCCGGGGAGGCGATCGGCTTCGATCCGGAGAAGGACCGCCTGCGCTTCACCGTCACCCCCGGCGGCGTCACCGTCATCCCGGCCGGGCGCGTGAGCTACTTTGCCCGGGATGTGCACGGCTCCCGCCGTGGGGGGTATGGGGAGTAG
- a CDS encoding TetR/AcrR family transcriptional regulator: MAIRQRAIQAEDKQERRDAILDAAEQVLADAPERVASVAEVASRAGLAKGTVYLYFPGKEELLLAVHERWVDGFFHDLIALVESEPGVDFDAVFALARTHLIDPPLFMPLAARCFGLMAHSLAPASVLAFKQRMAARMERAGTGVERHFPAPGEAPGLEPGRGVAMLRRSYALTLGLWQMSAAVGGGAWCTMAGPQLPAAFAWHYPTELEAALRALWRGMIGSAASEVTPT; this comes from the coding sequence ATGGCCATACGCCAGCGTGCCATCCAGGCCGAAGACAAGCAGGAGCGCCGCGACGCCATCCTTGACGCGGCCGAACAGGTGCTCGCGGATGCGCCCGAGCGCGTCGCGAGCGTCGCCGAGGTCGCCAGCCGCGCGGGGCTGGCGAAGGGGACCGTGTACCTGTATTTCCCGGGCAAGGAGGAACTCCTGCTCGCCGTACACGAGCGCTGGGTCGATGGCTTTTTTCACGACCTGATCGCGCTGGTGGAGTCGGAACCGGGCGTCGATTTCGACGCGGTATTCGCCCTCGCGCGCACCCATCTGATCGATCCGCCGCTGTTCATGCCGCTCGCCGCGCGCTGTTTCGGGCTGATGGCACATAGCCTTGCACCCGCGTCCGTGCTGGCCTTCAAGCAGCGGATGGCAGCGCGCATGGAGCGCGCCGGCACCGGCGTGGAGCGTCATTTTCCCGCGCCGGGCGAGGCACCGGGGCTGGAGCCCGGCCGCGGGGTGGCCATGTTGCGGCGCAGCTACGCGCTGACCCTCGGGCTGTGGCAGATGTCGGCCGCGGTCGGCGGCGGGGCCTGGTGCACCATGGCCGGGCCCCAGTTGCCAGCCGCGTTCGCCTGGCACTACCCCACCGAGTTGGAAGCTGCGCTGCGGGCACTGTGGCGCGGCATGATCGGCAGCGCGGCAAGCGAGGTCACCCCCACATGA